In a genomic window of Thioalkalivibrio sp. XN279:
- the tyrS gene encoding tyrosine--tRNA ligase → MKPAKEQLGELLRGTEEVLLERDLEERLAAGRPLRIKAGFDPTAPDLHLGHTVLINKMRQFQAFGHEVIFLIGDFTGMIGDPTGKNATRPPLTPAEIAENARTYEAQIFKILDPELTRVEFNSRWMGPMSAADLIALAAKHTVARMLERDDFNRRYAEGRPIAIHEFLYPLVQGYDSVALQADVELGGTDQKFNLLVGRQLQQAWGQSPQVVMTVPLLEGLDGVQKMSKSLGNYVGINEPPAIMFGKLMSISDDLMWRYFELLSFRALADIEALKSGIAAGRNPMEVKFELAHELTVRFHGAEGAAAGRRDFDQRIRAGAMPEELECRVVECPGGEIGLAAALTAAGLTASNSEAFREIRQRAVRVDGERVEDARMMLKAGARHVLAVGKRRIIEVDLRPA, encoded by the coding sequence ATGAAACCTGCCAAAGAACAGCTCGGTGAACTGCTGCGCGGTACCGAGGAAGTGCTGTTGGAGCGTGACCTGGAGGAGCGGCTCGCCGCCGGGCGGCCGCTGCGCATCAAGGCGGGCTTCGATCCCACCGCGCCGGACCTGCACCTCGGCCACACCGTGCTCATCAACAAGATGCGCCAGTTCCAGGCCTTTGGCCACGAGGTGATCTTCCTCATCGGCGACTTCACCGGGATGATCGGCGACCCCACGGGCAAGAACGCCACGCGCCCGCCGCTGACGCCGGCCGAGATCGCGGAAAACGCGCGCACTTACGAGGCGCAGATCTTCAAGATCCTGGACCCGGAGCTGACCCGGGTGGAATTCAACTCGCGCTGGATGGGCCCCATGAGCGCGGCCGACCTGATTGCGCTGGCGGCGAAGCACACGGTGGCGCGCATGCTGGAGCGCGACGACTTCAATCGCCGCTATGCCGAAGGGCGGCCCATCGCCATCCACGAGTTCCTCTATCCGCTGGTGCAGGGCTACGACTCGGTGGCGCTGCAGGCCGACGTGGAGCTGGGCGGCACGGACCAGAAGTTCAACCTGCTGGTCGGGCGCCAGTTGCAGCAGGCCTGGGGACAGTCGCCGCAGGTGGTGATGACGGTGCCGTTGCTGGAGGGACTGGACGGCGTGCAGAAGATGTCGAAGTCGCTGGGCAACTACGTCGGCATCAACGAACCGCCGGCCATCATGTTCGGCAAGCTGATGTCGATCAGCGACGATCTCATGTGGCGCTACTTCGAACTGCTGTCCTTCCGCGCCCTGGCGGATATCGAGGCGCTCAAGTCCGGGATCGCCGCGGGGCGCAATCCCATGGAGGTGAAGTTCGAGCTGGCCCATGAGCTGACCGTGCGTTTCCATGGCGCAGAGGGCGCCGCAGCGGGGCGGCGGGACTTCGACCAGCGCATCCGCGCCGGGGCCATGCCCGAAGAGCTGGAATGCCGGGTGGTGGAGTGCCCGGGCGGTGAAATCGGTCTCGCGGCCGCGCTCACCGCGGCCGGCCTGACGGCCAGCAACTCCGAGGCCTTTCGCGAGATCCGCCAGCGCGCGGTGCGCGTGGACGGCGAGCGCGTCGAGGACGCGCGCATGATGCTCAAGGCGGGCGCTCGCCACGTGCTGGCGGTGGGCAAGCGACGCATCATCGAAGTCGACTTGCGCCCGGCCTGA
- a CDS encoding peptidoglycan DD-metalloendopeptidase family protein, whose translation MRHDYKLKDYPQGRARRPLRRHHVAAVVSFAVCAGLVALWVDRPAEGKQTAEVARSVQTLPLPPAPAADQAHLPDDLAPGAPAAPSETVAPEPPGERTVLEVRSGDSLDRLFRRHDLSVADLQRLLALKEAAPHLKRVRPGDTFEIHHDGASVLGLTRRLDETRTLVVEQGEAGYEARFLEHPVEIRLAQATGQITSSFYAAGLAAGLSDGTIMRLAGIYAWDIDFALEIRRDDWFAVVYEEIWQDGAKLRDGEIVAAEFSNQGRSFRAVRFPDEDGRASYYTPEGDSMRKAFLRAPVDFTRVSSNFNPNRLHPVLKTKRPHRGVDYAARTGTPIMAAGDGKVISAGTQGGYGKTVVLQHGGNVTTLYAHMSRIGSNAKVGRRVKQGDIIGYVGATGLASGPHLHYEYRVNGVHKNPRTVDLPKAEPVPAARRAEFAAAVAPLIAELDRLGPPLRLAAAD comes from the coding sequence GTGCGGCACGATTACAAGCTGAAAGACTACCCGCAAGGCAGGGCGCGCCGGCCACTGCGTCGCCATCACGTTGCGGCCGTGGTGTCCTTCGCAGTATGCGCCGGGCTGGTGGCGCTTTGGGTCGATCGCCCGGCCGAGGGCAAGCAGACCGCGGAAGTCGCCCGGTCGGTACAGACCCTGCCCCTGCCCCCCGCGCCGGCTGCCGACCAGGCCCACCTTCCCGATGACCTGGCCCCGGGAGCGCCGGCCGCGCCGAGCGAGACCGTCGCACCCGAACCGCCGGGCGAACGCACCGTGCTCGAGGTGCGCTCCGGCGACAGCCTGGACCGGCTGTTCCGCCGCCACGACCTCTCGGTGGCCGACCTGCAGCGGCTGCTGGCACTGAAGGAGGCCGCGCCGCACCTCAAGCGCGTCCGTCCCGGCGACACCTTCGAGATCCACCACGACGGGGCGTCCGTGCTCGGCCTGACGCGCCGGCTGGACGAGACCCGCACCCTGGTGGTGGAACAGGGCGAGGCAGGCTACGAGGCCCGCTTCCTCGAGCACCCGGTGGAAATCCGCCTGGCGCAGGCCACCGGGCAGATCACCTCGTCCTTCTACGCCGCCGGGCTGGCGGCGGGTCTCTCCGACGGCACCATCATGCGCCTGGCCGGGATCTACGCCTGGGACATCGACTTCGCGCTGGAGATCCGGCGCGACGACTGGTTCGCCGTCGTCTACGAGGAGATCTGGCAGGACGGTGCGAAGCTGCGCGACGGCGAAATCGTCGCCGCCGAGTTCAGCAACCAGGGCCGCTCCTTCCGCGCCGTGCGCTTCCCCGACGAGGACGGTCGCGCCAGCTATTACACGCCCGAGGGCGACAGCATGCGCAAGGCCTTCCTGCGCGCCCCGGTCGACTTCACCCGCGTCAGCTCGAACTTCAACCCCAACCGCCTGCACCCCGTGCTGAAGACCAAGCGCCCGCATCGCGGCGTGGACTACGCCGCCCGCACCGGCACGCCCATCATGGCCGCCGGCGACGGCAAGGTGATCTCGGCCGGCACCCAGGGCGGCTACGGCAAGACCGTGGTGCTGCAGCATGGCGGCAACGTCACTACCCTGTATGCGCACATGTCGCGCATCGGTTCGAACGCGAAAGTCGGCCGCCGCGTGAAGCAGGGCGACATCATCGGCTATGTCGGCGCCACCGGGCTGGCCTCCGGCCCGCACCTGCACTACGAGTACCGCGTCAACGGCGTGCACAAGAACCCGCGCACCGTGGACCTGCCGAAAGCCGAGCCGGTGCCGGCCGCGCGTCGCGCTGAGTTCGCCGCGGCAGTAGCGCCGCTGATCGCTGAGCTCGACCGCCTCGGGCCGCCGCTGCGGCTCGCCGCCGCCGACTGA
- a CDS encoding ABC transporter ATP-binding protein, with translation MWLTVEGIEQAYGDNRVLKDLSFRIPAGAIGCLLGPSGCGKTTALRCIAGFENVQAGRILLNGEVLSRPGFTVPPEKRGLGMVFQQYALFPHLDVAANVGFGLRGLKGAEKQRRVAEVLDVVGLGGRENLFPDELSGGQQQRVALARALAPRPGLLLMDEPFSSLDTGLRVRLGTEIRDILKQQGITALLVTHDQAEAFAVADEIGVMREGRLEQWDTAYNLYHRPASRFVAEFVGEGCFVPGEAIGDGTVQIELGRLEPTEPMALAAAESVEVLLRPDDIVHDDDSSQTATVLRKAFRGASILYTLGLPSGRRVLALVPSHHDHRIGERIGIRLEADHVVVFQG, from the coding sequence ATGTGGCTTACGGTCGAAGGCATCGAGCAGGCGTACGGCGATAACCGGGTGCTGAAGGATCTTTCCTTCCGCATCCCGGCCGGCGCCATCGGCTGCCTGCTGGGACCGAGCGGCTGCGGCAAGACCACCGCGCTGCGCTGCATCGCCGGCTTCGAGAACGTGCAGGCCGGCCGCATCCTGCTCAACGGCGAAGTGCTCAGCAGGCCGGGCTTTACCGTGCCGCCGGAGAAACGCGGCCTGGGGATGGTGTTCCAGCAGTACGCCCTGTTCCCGCATCTCGACGTGGCGGCCAACGTGGGCTTCGGCCTGCGCGGCCTGAAGGGCGCCGAAAAGCAGCGGCGCGTGGCCGAGGTGCTGGACGTCGTCGGCCTGGGCGGGCGCGAGAACCTGTTTCCAGACGAGCTTTCCGGCGGCCAGCAGCAGCGCGTGGCGCTGGCGCGCGCGCTGGCACCGCGGCCCGGGCTGCTGCTCATGGACGAGCCCTTTTCCAGCCTGGATACCGGGCTGCGGGTGCGCCTCGGCACTGAGATCCGCGACATCCTCAAGCAGCAGGGCATCACCGCCTTGCTGGTGACGCACGACCAGGCCGAGGCCTTCGCCGTGGCGGACGAGATCGGCGTCATGCGCGAGGGGCGGCTGGAGCAGTGGGACACCGCCTACAACCTTTACCACCGCCCGGCCAGCCGCTTCGTCGCCGAGTTCGTCGGCGAGGGCTGTTTCGTGCCCGGCGAGGCCATCGGCGACGGCACCGTGCAGATCGAGCTGGGGCGGCTGGAGCCGACCGAGCCGATGGCGCTGGCCGCGGCGGAGTCGGTGGAGGTGCTGCTGCGCCCGGACGACATCGTGCATGACGACGACAGCAGCCAGACTGCGACCGTGCTGCGCAAAGCCTTCCGCGGCGCCTCCATCCTCTACACCCTCGGCCTCCCCAGCGGGCGGCGCGTGCTGGCACTGGTGCCCAGCCACCACGACCACCGCATCGGCGAGCGCATCGGCATCCGCCTCGAGGCGGACCACGTGGTGGTGTTCCAGGGCTGA
- a CDS encoding RNA pyrophosphohydrolase, which yields MKDCIDEHGFRANVGIILTNEAGRVFWAGRAGRPGWQFPQGGILEGESPREAMFRELEEEIGLTRDDVRVLGSTRGWLRYRLPRRYIRRHSRPVCVGQKQRWFLLRLTAAEERVRFDCCDHPEFDRWCWVNWWHPVDEVIYFKRRVYLRALREFGRLVFPEGPPPPPGSTAGQTET from the coding sequence ATGAAGGATTGCATAGACGAGCATGGCTTTCGGGCCAACGTCGGCATCATCCTCACCAACGAGGCGGGACGCGTTTTCTGGGCCGGCCGCGCAGGCCGCCCCGGCTGGCAGTTCCCGCAGGGCGGCATCCTCGAGGGCGAAAGCCCGCGTGAAGCGATGTTCCGCGAGCTGGAGGAGGAGATCGGGCTGACGCGCGACGACGTGCGGGTGCTGGGCAGCACGCGCGGGTGGTTACGTTACCGGCTGCCCCGGCGTTACATCCGTCGCCACAGCCGGCCGGTGTGCGTCGGGCAGAAGCAGCGCTGGTTCCTGCTCAGGCTCACCGCGGCCGAAGAGCGGGTGCGCTTCGATTGCTGCGACCACCCGGAGTTCGATCGCTGGTGCTGGGTGAATTGGTGGCACCCGGTGGACGAGGTGATCTACTTCAAGCGGCGCGTGTACCTGCGTGCACTGCGCGAGTTCGGACGGCTGGTGTTCCCCGAGGGCCCGCCGCCGCCGCCCGGTTCGACGGCCGGCCAGACCGAGACCTGA
- a CDS encoding anhydro-N-acetylmuramic acid kinase: MPGCYIGLMSGTSMDAVDAVLAETRGDDFIVRAARSVALPEPVALALRRLATPGGAFTAEGDALDELGRLDREVAELFAGAAIGLLAAAGVDAGEVRAIGSHGQTLRHRPRAARPFTLQVGDPNVIAAATGIAVVADFRRRDVALGGQGAPLVPAFHAAVFAAPLEYRAVLNLGGIANLTLLPPGGPVTGFDTGPGNTLMDAWARRHLGRPYDAGGAWAASGRTDTPLLQQLLAHPYLALAPPKSTGPEEFSLAWLEGVLSRVGALEPAAVQATLCEFTARTVVTALGDHPPARLVACGGGAHNRALLDCIAALLPGTRVETSSAHDIDPDYVEATAFAWLAARTLAGLPGNLPAVTGARREAVLGAVWPA, encoded by the coding sequence CTGCCCGGCTGCTACATCGGACTCATGTCCGGCACCTCCATGGATGCCGTGGACGCGGTGCTGGCCGAGACCCGCGGCGACGACTTCATCGTCCGTGCCGCACGCAGCGTGGCGCTGCCCGAACCCGTCGCCCTGGCGCTGCGCCGGCTCGCCACCCCCGGCGGGGCCTTCACGGCCGAAGGCGACGCGCTGGACGAACTGGGCCGCCTCGACCGCGAGGTTGCAGAGCTGTTCGCCGGCGCGGCCATCGGCCTGCTGGCAGCCGCGGGGGTCGACGCCGGGGAGGTGCGGGCCATCGGCAGCCATGGCCAGACCCTGCGCCACCGCCCCCGTGCCGCACGCCCCTTCACGCTGCAGGTCGGCGACCCGAACGTCATCGCTGCGGCCACCGGCATTGCCGTGGTCGCCGACTTCCGCCGCCGCGACGTGGCGCTGGGCGGCCAGGGCGCGCCCCTCGTCCCCGCCTTCCATGCCGCGGTGTTCGCAGCCCCGCTCGAGTACCGCGCGGTCCTCAACCTCGGCGGCATCGCCAACCTGACGCTGCTGCCGCCGGGCGGACCCGTGACGGGCTTCGACACCGGCCCGGGCAACACGCTCATGGACGCGTGGGCCCGGCGCCATCTCGGCCGCCCCTATGACGCCGGCGGTGCCTGGGCCGCCTCGGGCCGCACCGACACGCCGCTGCTGCAACAGCTGCTGGCGCACCCCTACCTCGCCCTGGCGCCGCCCAAAAGCACGGGGCCGGAGGAGTTTTCCCTGGCCTGGCTGGAAGGGGTGCTGTCCCGCGTGGGCGCACTGGAGCCGGCCGCCGTGCAGGCCACCCTGTGCGAGTTCACCGCGCGCACTGTCGTCACCGCCCTTGGCGACCACCCGCCGGCGCGCCTGGTCGCCTGCGGCGGCGGCGCGCACAACCGGGCCCTGCTTGATTGCATCGCGGCGCTGCTGCCGGGGACACGCGTCGAGACCAGCAGCGCGCACGATATCGATCCCGATTATGTCGAGGCCACGGCCTTCGCCTGGCTGGCGGCGCGCACGCTCGCCGGGCTGCCCGGGAACCTGCCCGCAGTGACCGGCGCCCGTCGCGAGGCGGTGCTCGGCGCGGTGTGGCCGGCATGA
- the ppk1 gene encoding polyphosphate kinase 1 → MSAAPDPEALRRPELYVNREFAALEFNRRVLELASDPAVPPLERLRFLCLSCTSLDKFFEIRVGGLKERLEHGTTYLRRDGLSAVETLAGIARTAHALVDEQYRVFNEALAPELASHGVRFLPRGEWNPAQTRWARSFFRNEVLPVLTPIGLDPAHPFPRILNKALNFIVEPSGVDAFGREAPLAVVQAPRALARVIRVPAAVEGTGRDDFVFLSSIIHAFVGDLFPGLELLGCHQFRVTRNTDLLVADEDAEDLLRAVEGELASRPYGDEVRLEVAQGCPPHLVRFLLNRFGLTSEDLYEVNGPVNLNRLSQVAELVDRPDLKYPAFTPGRPRHLRRADGMMAAMRRGDLLLHHPYESFAPVLELLREAAADPAVLAIRQTLYRTGPDSPVVDALVEAARAGKEVTVVVELMARFDEAENIKLANRLQQAGAHVVYGVVGYKTHAKMLLVVRREEGRLRRYVHLGTGNYHPETARRYADYSLFTCNARIGRDVHQVLMLLTSPGARVRTSLLSVAPLGLHERTLELVRREAEHAAQGRPARIVAKLNALVEPEVIEALYAASCAGVRVDLLVRGTCCLRPGVPGASENIRVRSLVGRFLEHARVFLFANGGKEEVYLGSADWMERNFFTRVEVLFPVTRAALRRRLAQDLELELADDRYAWEMQPDSSWRRAAAAAGISAQEARLASLAQVLSGS, encoded by the coding sequence ATGAGCGCAGCGCCGGATCCGGAGGCGCTGCGGCGCCCCGAGTTGTACGTCAACCGCGAGTTTGCCGCGCTGGAGTTCAACCGGCGCGTGCTCGAACTGGCCAGCGACCCGGCCGTGCCGCCGCTGGAGCGGCTGCGCTTCCTCTGCCTCTCGTGCACCAGCCTGGACAAGTTCTTCGAGATCCGCGTCGGCGGGCTCAAGGAGCGGCTCGAGCACGGCACCACTTACCTGCGGCGCGACGGGCTCAGCGCGGTCGAGACCCTGGCCGGGATCGCGCGCACGGCCCACGCGCTGGTGGACGAACAGTACCGCGTCTTCAATGAGGCCCTCGCCCCCGAACTCGCGTCCCACGGCGTGCGCTTCCTGCCGCGCGGCGAATGGAACCCCGCCCAGACCCGCTGGGCGCGCAGCTTCTTCCGCAACGAAGTCCTGCCGGTCCTGACCCCGATCGGCCTGGACCCCGCGCATCCTTTTCCGCGCATCCTCAACAAGGCGCTGAACTTCATCGTCGAGCCCTCGGGCGTGGACGCCTTCGGGCGCGAAGCGCCGCTGGCCGTGGTGCAGGCGCCGCGCGCGCTGGCAAGGGTGATCCGCGTGCCGGCCGCGGTGGAGGGCACCGGGCGCGATGACTTCGTATTCCTCTCCTCCATCATTCACGCCTTCGTCGGCGACCTGTTCCCCGGCCTGGAGCTGCTCGGCTGCCACCAGTTCCGCGTCACGCGCAACACCGACCTGCTGGTGGCCGACGAGGACGCCGAGGACCTGCTGCGTGCCGTCGAGGGCGAGCTCGCTTCACGGCCCTACGGCGACGAGGTCCGCCTCGAGGTCGCCCAGGGCTGCCCGCCGCACCTGGTGCGTTTCCTGCTGAACCGTTTCGGCCTGACGAGCGAGGACTTGTACGAGGTCAACGGCCCGGTGAACCTGAACCGGCTGTCACAGGTGGCGGAGCTGGTCGACCGCCCGGACCTGAAGTACCCCGCCTTCACGCCGGGGCGCCCGCGCCACCTGCGGCGCGCCGACGGCATGATGGCGGCGATGCGTCGCGGCGACCTGCTGCTGCATCATCCCTACGAGAGCTTTGCCCCGGTGCTGGAACTGCTGCGCGAGGCGGCCGCGGACCCGGCCGTACTCGCCATCAGGCAGACCCTGTACCGCACCGGGCCGGATTCCCCGGTCGTCGATGCGCTGGTCGAGGCCGCCCGCGCCGGCAAGGAAGTCACCGTGGTGGTGGAGCTGATGGCGCGCTTCGACGAGGCGGAGAACATCAAGCTCGCCAACCGCCTGCAGCAGGCGGGCGCGCACGTGGTGTACGGCGTGGTCGGCTACAAGACCCACGCCAAGATGTTGCTGGTGGTGCGCCGCGAGGAAGGCCGCCTGCGGCGCTACGTGCACCTCGGCACGGGCAACTATCACCCGGAGACGGCACGCCGCTACGCCGACTACAGCCTGTTCACCTGCAACGCACGCATCGGCCGGGACGTGCACCAGGTGCTCATGCTTCTCACCAGCCCGGGGGCGCGCGTGCGTACCTCGCTGCTGTCGGTGGCGCCGCTGGGACTGCACGAGCGCACGCTGGAACTGGTCCGGCGCGAGGCAGAGCACGCGGCGCAAGGACGCCCGGCCCGCATCGTCGCCAAGCTCAACGCCCTGGTGGAGCCCGAGGTCATCGAGGCGCTGTACGCCGCGTCCTGCGCCGGGGTCCGCGTGGACCTCCTGGTGCGCGGCACCTGCTGCCTGCGGCCCGGCGTGCCCGGCGCCTCGGAAAACATCCGCGTGCGCTCGCTGGTCGGCCGTTTCCTCGAGCACGCGCGGGTGTTCCTGTTCGCCAACGGCGGCAAGGAAGAGGTCTACCTGGGCAGCGCGGACTGGATGGAACGCAACTTCTTCACCCGCGTCGAGGTGCTGTTCCCGGTCACCCGGGCGGCGTTGCGGCGTCGCCTGGCACAGGACCTGGAACTGGAGCTGGCAGACGACCGTTATGCCTGGGAGATGCAGCCCGACAGCAGCTGGCGCCGGGCGGCGGCGGCGGCCGGCATTTCCGCCCAGGAGGCGCGCCTGGCCTCTCTCGCCCAGGTACTCAGCGGAAGCTGA
- a CDS encoding DUF6776 family protein, whose amino-acid sequence MDEQRLVVRLHDPRRLRLLLAALALLALLAGFGLFQWGQFAAGGAGSRAETRVAELSAAVARLEAETRMLREELARAQTSLEVDREAQVHLKEALAESESRVAALNEELQFYRRIVVPSEGRMGLRVQTFEVVDGPLEYSYRLRLLLVQNPQRSGRASGRVDLALHGLLEGEEAVLALEQLAAEPQPYEFLYFQDVDLDIIIPEGFVPQSAEISLQPSGRNGRPVTASFPWDSRG is encoded by the coding sequence GTGGACGAACAGCGCCTCGTCGTCAGGCTTCATGACCCGCGCCGCCTGCGCCTGCTGCTGGCGGCCCTCGCGCTGCTGGCGCTGCTGGCGGGCTTCGGCCTGTTCCAGTGGGGCCAGTTTGCAGCCGGCGGCGCCGGCTCGCGAGCCGAGACCCGGGTCGCCGAACTGTCCGCGGCCGTGGCCCGCCTCGAAGCCGAGACCCGCATGCTGCGGGAAGAGCTGGCGCGCGCGCAGACCTCGCTGGAGGTCGACCGCGAGGCCCAGGTGCACCTCAAGGAGGCGCTGGCCGAGAGCGAAAGCCGGGTCGCAGCGCTGAACGAGGAACTGCAGTTCTACCGTCGCATCGTGGTGCCCTCCGAGGGGCGCATGGGCCTGCGGGTGCAGACTTTCGAAGTCGTGGACGGTCCGCTCGAGTACAGTTACCGGCTGCGGCTGCTGCTGGTGCAGAACCCGCAGCGCTCGGGCCGCGCCAGCGGTCGCGTGGACCTTGCGCTGCACGGGCTGCTGGAAGGCGAGGAGGCGGTGCTGGCCCTGGAACAGCTGGCTGCGGAGCCGCAGCCCTACGAGTTCCTTTACTTCCAGGACGTCGACCTGGACATCATCATCCCGGAGGGGTTCGTGCCGCAGTCGGCGGAAATTTCCCTCCAGCCATCCGGGCGCAACGGGCGCCCGGTGACCGCCAGCTTTCCCTGGGACTCCCGGGGCTGA
- a CDS encoding polymer-forming cytoskeletal protein translates to MFGKKKRDISTIATLIGAGTRVTGDLAFRGRLHLDGVVAGDVTGEAGASVLVIGADGLVEGAVQVDELILNGSVRGDVVARERVELGASARVDGNVAYKLLQMSAGGCVNGRLLHQPGGQQALPAPEGDASAPEVG, encoded by the coding sequence ATGTTTGGCAAGAAGAAACGTGACATTTCCACCATCGCCACCCTCATCGGTGCCGGGACCCGGGTCACGGGCGACCTGGCGTTTCGCGGCCGCCTGCACCTCGACGGCGTGGTCGCGGGCGACGTGACCGGCGAGGCGGGCGCCTCGGTGCTGGTGATTGGCGCCGACGGGCTCGTGGAAGGCGCCGTGCAGGTCGATGAACTGATCCTCAACGGCTCGGTGCGCGGCGACGTGGTGGCGCGCGAGCGCGTCGAGCTCGGCGCCTCGGCCCGTGTCGACGGCAACGTGGCCTACAAGCTGCTGCAGATGTCGGCGGGCGGCTGCGTCAACGGCCGCCTGCTGCACCAGCCCGGGGGCCAGCAGGCCCTGCCCGCCCCGGAAGGGGACGCGTCCGCCCCTGAGGTCGGGTAG
- the ppx gene encoding exopolyphosphatase — protein MATDPTPDVIAAVDLGSNSFHMVVARRSNGEITILDRIREMVRLGAGLDAQGRITPAAAEVALACLGRFRERLAALEAGQVRAVGTNTLRRARRRAGFLAQARKALGHPIEVISGVEEARLVYLGAAHSLPAQAGRRLVVDIGGGSTELIVGEGYEALRLESLYMGCVSSSERFFPGGAVTAQGFRDARLFARRELEPVRKAFRQQHWLEAVGTSGTIRATGRVLRLLGATGGEITRAGLELLRERLLAAGNMARHDLPSLSEQRAPVYPGGLAVLTEIFAALEIESMTPAEGALREGLLWDLVGRLTDEDARDRSVRGFQQRFHADAAQAERVEATALALLERLAGPWDLADPECADLLAWGARLHEVGLDIAHAQHQLHAAYLLRHADLAGFSFDQQRRLAVLVGGHRRKIRKDLLDDLQEPWLKRMPYLMTILRLAVLLKRSRSDKPVPALDIEATRRKLKLGFPEGWLDTHPLTLADLEQEARYLGALDLKLSFR, from the coding sequence ATGGCGACCGACCCGACGCCGGACGTCATCGCCGCGGTCGACCTCGGCTCGAACAGCTTCCACATGGTGGTGGCTCGCCGCAGCAACGGCGAGATCACCATCCTCGACCGTATTCGCGAGATGGTGCGCCTCGGCGCCGGCCTGGATGCCCAGGGCCGGATCACGCCCGCTGCGGCCGAGGTCGCGCTGGCCTGCCTTGGGCGCTTCCGCGAACGCCTGGCGGCGCTGGAAGCGGGCCAGGTGCGGGCGGTCGGCACCAACACCCTGCGGCGCGCGCGCCGCCGTGCCGGCTTCCTGGCGCAGGCGCGCAAGGCACTCGGCCATCCCATCGAAGTCATCTCCGGCGTCGAGGAGGCGCGCCTGGTCTACCTCGGCGCCGCCCACAGCCTGCCCGCGCAGGCGGGGCGCCGCCTCGTCGTGGATATCGGCGGCGGCAGCACCGAGCTCATCGTCGGCGAGGGCTACGAAGCGCTGCGCCTGGAGAGCCTGTACATGGGCTGCGTCAGCAGCAGCGAGCGGTTTTTCCCCGGCGGTGCGGTGACCGCGCAGGGGTTTCGCGATGCGCGCCTGTTCGCGCGGCGCGAGCTCGAGCCGGTGCGCAAGGCGTTCCGCCAGCAACACTGGCTGGAGGCGGTGGGTACTTCGGGCACCATTCGCGCCACGGGGCGGGTGCTACGGCTGCTCGGCGCGACCGGCGGGGAGATCACGCGCGCGGGGCTGGAGCTCCTGCGCGAGCGCCTGCTGGCTGCGGGCAACATGGCGCGCCACGACCTGCCGAGCCTGAGTGAGCAACGCGCGCCGGTGTATCCGGGCGGCCTCGCGGTCCTGACCGAGATCTTCGCGGCGCTCGAGATCGAGAGCATGACGCCGGCGGAGGGCGCGCTGCGCGAGGGCCTGCTGTGGGACCTCGTCGGCCGGCTCACCGACGAGGATGCGCGCGACCGCAGCGTGCGCGGTTTCCAGCAGCGCTTCCACGCCGACGCGGCGCAGGCGGAGCGTGTCGAGGCCACGGCGCTGGCCCTGCTGGAGCGGCTGGCGGGACCCTGGGACCTGGCGGACCCCGAGTGCGCCGACCTGCTGGCCTGGGGCGCGCGGCTGCACGAGGTGGGACTGGACATCGCCCATGCCCAGCACCAGCTGCATGCGGCCTACTTGCTGCGCCATGCCGACCTGGCGGGTTTTTCCTTCGATCAGCAGCGCCGCCTGGCGGTGCTGGTCGGCGGGCACCGACGCAAGATCCGCAAGGACCTGCTGGATGACCTGCAGGAACCATGGTTGAAGCGGATGCCCTACCTGATGACCATCCTGCGCCTGGCGGTGCTGCTCAAGCGCAGCCGCAGCGACAAGCCGGTGCCGGCGCTGGATATCGAGGCCACGCGGCGCAAGCTGAAACTGGGCTTCCCCGAGGGCTGGCTGGACACGCATCCGCTCACGCTCGCCGACCTCGAGCAGGAAGCGCGCTACCTCGGCGCCCTGGACCTGAAGCTCAGCTTCCGCTGA
- the erpA gene encoding iron-sulfur cluster insertion protein ErpA, with protein MTETTATDQPLLFTDAAAGKVGELIREESNPNLKLRVFIQGGGCSGFQYGFTFDENEDEGDTRIENGGVTLLVDPMSIQYLMGAEIDYREDLNGAQFVIRNPNASTTCGCGSSFGV; from the coding sequence ATGACCGAGACCACCGCTACTGACCAGCCGCTGCTGTTCACGGACGCGGCCGCCGGCAAGGTCGGCGAGCTGATCCGGGAAGAGAGCAACCCGAATCTCAAGCTGCGCGTCTTCATCCAGGGCGGCGGCTGCTCCGGCTTCCAGTACGGCTTCACCTTCGACGAGAACGAGGACGAGGGCGACACCCGCATCGAGAACGGCGGCGTCACCCTGCTCGTGGACCCGATGAGCATCCAGTACCTCATGGGGGCCGAGATCGATTACCGCGAGGACCTGAACGGCGCCCAGTTCGTGATCCGCAACCCGAACGCGTCCACGACCTGCGGCTGCGGCTCCTCCTTCGGGGTTTGA